The Corythoichthys intestinalis isolate RoL2023-P3 chromosome 1, ASM3026506v1, whole genome shotgun sequence genome has a segment encoding these proteins:
- the LOC130928314 gene encoding protein mono-ADP-ribosyltransferase PARP6 isoform X1 encodes MDIKGQCWTDEESDGENEPEQFLYGIQGSCAADLYRHPQLDADIEAVKDIYTDSAVSVREYGIIDDVDIDLHINIGFLDEEVATAWKVIRTEPIILRLRFSLSQYLDGPEPSVDVFQPSNKEGFSLGLQLKKILSTFTSQQWKHLSNEFLKAQQEKRHSWFKAGGTIKKFRAGLSIFSPIPKSPSFPLIQDTVLKGKLSVPELRVTRLMNRSISCTMKNPKGELFSYPPNSQTVAVPAARAPAQITTRQLIELFFSSQAGGHCKNIPTLEYGFLVQIMKYSEQRIPTLNEYCVVCDEQHVFQNGSMLKPAVCTRELCVFSFYTLGVMSGAAEEVATGAEVVDLLVAMCRAALESPRKSIIFEPYPSVVDPNDPKTLAFNPKKKNYERLQKALDSVMSIREMTQGSYLEIKKQMDKLDPLAHPLLQWIISSNRSHIVKLPLSRQLKFMHTSHQFLLLSSPPAKEARFRTAKKLYGSTFAFHGSHIENWHSVLRNGLVNASYTKLQLHGAAYGKGIYLSPISSISFGYSGMGKGQHRMPTKDELVQRYNRMNTIPQQSRPIQSRFLQSRNLNCIALCEVITSKDLQKHGNIWVCPVSDHVCTRFFFVYEDGQVGDANINTQEPKVQKEIMRVIGT; translated from the exons GGAGTATGGCATCATTGATGACGTCGACATCGATCTTCATATTAATATCGGCTTCCTTGAT GAGGAGGTTGCGACAGCTTGGAAAGTAATCAGAACAGAGCCCATTATTCTGAGACTTCGCTTTTCTCTTTCTCAGTACCTCGATGGGCCCG AGCCATCAGTTGATGTGTTCCAGCCATCCAATAAAGAAGGATTCAGCCTGGGCTTACAACTCAAAAA GATCCTGAGCACATTTACATCCCAGCAGTGGAAGCATCTAAGCAATGAGTTCCTCAAGGCCCAGCAGGAGAAGAGACACAGCTGGTTCAAAGCTGGTGGAACCATCAAGAAATTTCGTGCCGGGCTAAGCATCTTCTCTCCAATCCCAAA GTCTCCAAGCTTCCCCTTGATCCAAGACACTGTCCTGAAAGGGAAGCTGAGTGTGCCTGAACTTCGTGTGACTCGCCTCATGAATCGATCAATCTCATGCACAATGAAGAACCCCAAAGGGGAGCTCTTCAGCTACCCACCAAACAGCCAG ACCGTTGCGGTACCGGCGGCCAGGGCCCCAGCACAGATCACCACGAGGCAGCTGATTGAATTGTTTTTCTCATCCCAGGCGGGCGGACACTGCAAAAACATTCCCACACTGGAGTATGGCTTTTTAGTGCAG ATAATGAAGTACTCTGAGCAGAGGATCCCCACCCTCAACGAGTACTGTGTGGTCTGTGATGAGCAGCACGTCTTTCAGAATGGATCAATGCTTAAG CCAGCTGTCTGTACGAGGGAGTTGTGTGTGTTCTCCTTCTACACACTGGGTGTAATGTCAGGCGCTGCAGAGGAAGTGGCCACTGGTGCAGAG GTAGTAGATCTCCTTGTGGCAATGTGCCGAGCTGCACTCGAGTCTCCCCGCAAGAGCATCATCTTTGAGCCTTACCCTTCTGTTGTAGACCCCAATGACCCCAAGACTTTGGCATTTAACCCAAAG AAGAAGAATTATGAAAGGCTGCAAAAAGCACTGGACAGCGTCATGTCCATAAGGGAAATGACCCAG GGGTCGTATTTGGAAATCAAGAAGCAGATGGACAAACTGGACCCTTTGGCCCATCCCTTGCTACAGTG GATTATTTCCAGTAATAGATCTCACATTGTCAAGTTGCCTCTCAGTAGG CAACTGAAATTCATGCACACCTCCCATCAGTTCCTGTTGCTCAGTAGCCCTCCAGCCAAGGAAGCTCGTTTCCGCACTGCCAAAAAGCTCTATGGCAGCACCTTTGCCTTCCA TGGTTCCCATATAGAGAACTGGCACTCTGTTCTGAGAAATGGACTAGTCAATGCCTCTTATACAAAACTGCAG CTGCACGGGGCAGCGTACGGAAAGGGCATCTATCTCAGCCCCATCTCCAGCATATCGTTTGGATACTCAG GAATGGGGAAGGGACAACACCGCATGCCCACCAAAGACGAGCTCGTGCAACGTTACAATCGCATGAATACCATACCACAG CAGAGTCGTCCAATCCAATCAAGATTTCTTCAAAGTCGAAATCTGAACTGCATAGCACTTTGTGAAG tgatcaCATCCAAGGATCTGCAGAAGCACGGCAACATTTGGGTGTGTCCTGTGTCGGACCACGTTTGTACTCGCTTCTTTTTTGT GTACGAGGACGGCCAAGTGGGAGATGCCAACATCAACACGCAGGAGCCTAAGGTGCAGAAGGAGATCATGCGTGTAATCGGGACCTAG
- the LOC130928314 gene encoding protein mono-ADP-ribosyltransferase PARP6 isoform X2 translates to MDIKGQCWTDEESDGENEPEQFLYGIQGSCAADLYRHPQLDADIEAVKDIYTDSAVSVREYGIIDDVDIDLHINIGFLDEEVATAWKVIRTEPIILRLRFSLSQYLDGPEPSVDVFQPSNKEGFSLGLQLKKILSTFTSQQWKHLSNEFLKAQQEKRHSWFKAGGTIKKFRAGLSIFSPIPKSPSFPLIQDTVLKGKLSVPELRVTRLMNRSISCTMKNPKGELFSYPPNSQTVAVPAARAPAQITTRQLIELFFSSQAGGHCKNIPTLEYGFLVQIMKYSEQRIPTLNEYCVVCDEQHVFQNGSMLKPAVCTRELCVFSFYTLGVMSGAAEEVATGAEVVDLLVAMCRAALESPRKSIIFEPYPSVVDPNDPKTLAFNPKKKNYERLQKALDSVMSIREMTQGSYLEIKKQMDKLDPLAHPLLQWIISSNRSHIVKLPLSRQLKFMHTSHQFLLLSSPPAKEARFRTAKKLYGSTFAFHGSHIENWHSVLRNGLVNASYTKLQLHGAAYGKGIYLSPISSISFGYSGMGKGQHRMPTKDELVQRYNRMNTIPQSRPIQSRFLQSRNLNCIALCEVITSKDLQKHGNIWVCPVSDHVCTRFFFVYEDGQVGDANINTQEPKVQKEIMRVIGT, encoded by the exons GGAGTATGGCATCATTGATGACGTCGACATCGATCTTCATATTAATATCGGCTTCCTTGAT GAGGAGGTTGCGACAGCTTGGAAAGTAATCAGAACAGAGCCCATTATTCTGAGACTTCGCTTTTCTCTTTCTCAGTACCTCGATGGGCCCG AGCCATCAGTTGATGTGTTCCAGCCATCCAATAAAGAAGGATTCAGCCTGGGCTTACAACTCAAAAA GATCCTGAGCACATTTACATCCCAGCAGTGGAAGCATCTAAGCAATGAGTTCCTCAAGGCCCAGCAGGAGAAGAGACACAGCTGGTTCAAAGCTGGTGGAACCATCAAGAAATTTCGTGCCGGGCTAAGCATCTTCTCTCCAATCCCAAA GTCTCCAAGCTTCCCCTTGATCCAAGACACTGTCCTGAAAGGGAAGCTGAGTGTGCCTGAACTTCGTGTGACTCGCCTCATGAATCGATCAATCTCATGCACAATGAAGAACCCCAAAGGGGAGCTCTTCAGCTACCCACCAAACAGCCAG ACCGTTGCGGTACCGGCGGCCAGGGCCCCAGCACAGATCACCACGAGGCAGCTGATTGAATTGTTTTTCTCATCCCAGGCGGGCGGACACTGCAAAAACATTCCCACACTGGAGTATGGCTTTTTAGTGCAG ATAATGAAGTACTCTGAGCAGAGGATCCCCACCCTCAACGAGTACTGTGTGGTCTGTGATGAGCAGCACGTCTTTCAGAATGGATCAATGCTTAAG CCAGCTGTCTGTACGAGGGAGTTGTGTGTGTTCTCCTTCTACACACTGGGTGTAATGTCAGGCGCTGCAGAGGAAGTGGCCACTGGTGCAGAG GTAGTAGATCTCCTTGTGGCAATGTGCCGAGCTGCACTCGAGTCTCCCCGCAAGAGCATCATCTTTGAGCCTTACCCTTCTGTTGTAGACCCCAATGACCCCAAGACTTTGGCATTTAACCCAAAG AAGAAGAATTATGAAAGGCTGCAAAAAGCACTGGACAGCGTCATGTCCATAAGGGAAATGACCCAG GGGTCGTATTTGGAAATCAAGAAGCAGATGGACAAACTGGACCCTTTGGCCCATCCCTTGCTACAGTG GATTATTTCCAGTAATAGATCTCACATTGTCAAGTTGCCTCTCAGTAGG CAACTGAAATTCATGCACACCTCCCATCAGTTCCTGTTGCTCAGTAGCCCTCCAGCCAAGGAAGCTCGTTTCCGCACTGCCAAAAAGCTCTATGGCAGCACCTTTGCCTTCCA TGGTTCCCATATAGAGAACTGGCACTCTGTTCTGAGAAATGGACTAGTCAATGCCTCTTATACAAAACTGCAG CTGCACGGGGCAGCGTACGGAAAGGGCATCTATCTCAGCCCCATCTCCAGCATATCGTTTGGATACTCAG GAATGGGGAAGGGACAACACCGCATGCCCACCAAAGACGAGCTCGTGCAACGTTACAATCGCATGAATACCATACCACAG AGTCGTCCAATCCAATCAAGATTTCTTCAAAGTCGAAATCTGAACTGCATAGCACTTTGTGAAG tgatcaCATCCAAGGATCTGCAGAAGCACGGCAACATTTGGGTGTGTCCTGTGTCGGACCACGTTTGTACTCGCTTCTTTTTTGT GTACGAGGACGGCCAAGTGGGAGATGCCAACATCAACACGCAGGAGCCTAAGGTGCAGAAGGAGATCATGCGTGTAATCGGGACCTAG
- the LOC130928314 gene encoding protein mono-ADP-ribosyltransferase PARP6 isoform X3: MDIKGQCWTDEESDGENEPEQFLYGIQGSCAADLYRHPQLDADIEAVKDIYTDSAVSVREYGIIDDVDIDLHINIGFLDEEVATAWKVIRTEPIILRLRFSLSQYLDGPEPSVDVFQPSNKEGFSLGLQLKKILSTFTSQQWKHLSNEFLKAQQEKRHSWFKAGGTIKKFRAGLSIFSPIPKSPSFPLIQDTVLKGKLSVPELRVTRLMNRSISCTMKNPKGELFSYPPNSQTVAVPAARAPAQITTRQLIELFFSSQAGGHCKNIPTLEYGFLVQIMKYSEQRIPTLNEYCVVCDEQHVFQNGSMLKPAVCTRELCVFSFYTLGVMSGAAEEVATGAEVVDLLVAMCRAALESPRKSIIFEPYPSVVDPNDPKTLAFNPKKNYERLQKALDSVMSIREMTQGSYLEIKKQMDKLDPLAHPLLQWIISSNRSHIVKLPLSRQLKFMHTSHQFLLLSSPPAKEARFRTAKKLYGSTFAFHGSHIENWHSVLRNGLVNASYTKLQLHGAAYGKGIYLSPISSISFGYSGMGKGQHRMPTKDELVQRYNRMNTIPQQSRPIQSRFLQSRNLNCIALCEVITSKDLQKHGNIWVCPVSDHVCTRFFFVYEDGQVGDANINTQEPKVQKEIMRVIGT; this comes from the exons GGAGTATGGCATCATTGATGACGTCGACATCGATCTTCATATTAATATCGGCTTCCTTGAT GAGGAGGTTGCGACAGCTTGGAAAGTAATCAGAACAGAGCCCATTATTCTGAGACTTCGCTTTTCTCTTTCTCAGTACCTCGATGGGCCCG AGCCATCAGTTGATGTGTTCCAGCCATCCAATAAAGAAGGATTCAGCCTGGGCTTACAACTCAAAAA GATCCTGAGCACATTTACATCCCAGCAGTGGAAGCATCTAAGCAATGAGTTCCTCAAGGCCCAGCAGGAGAAGAGACACAGCTGGTTCAAAGCTGGTGGAACCATCAAGAAATTTCGTGCCGGGCTAAGCATCTTCTCTCCAATCCCAAA GTCTCCAAGCTTCCCCTTGATCCAAGACACTGTCCTGAAAGGGAAGCTGAGTGTGCCTGAACTTCGTGTGACTCGCCTCATGAATCGATCAATCTCATGCACAATGAAGAACCCCAAAGGGGAGCTCTTCAGCTACCCACCAAACAGCCAG ACCGTTGCGGTACCGGCGGCCAGGGCCCCAGCACAGATCACCACGAGGCAGCTGATTGAATTGTTTTTCTCATCCCAGGCGGGCGGACACTGCAAAAACATTCCCACACTGGAGTATGGCTTTTTAGTGCAG ATAATGAAGTACTCTGAGCAGAGGATCCCCACCCTCAACGAGTACTGTGTGGTCTGTGATGAGCAGCACGTCTTTCAGAATGGATCAATGCTTAAG CCAGCTGTCTGTACGAGGGAGTTGTGTGTGTTCTCCTTCTACACACTGGGTGTAATGTCAGGCGCTGCAGAGGAAGTGGCCACTGGTGCAGAG GTAGTAGATCTCCTTGTGGCAATGTGCCGAGCTGCACTCGAGTCTCCCCGCAAGAGCATCATCTTTGAGCCTTACCCTTCTGTTGTAGACCCCAATGACCCCAAGACTTTGGCATTTAACCCAAAG AAGAATTATGAAAGGCTGCAAAAAGCACTGGACAGCGTCATGTCCATAAGGGAAATGACCCAG GGGTCGTATTTGGAAATCAAGAAGCAGATGGACAAACTGGACCCTTTGGCCCATCCCTTGCTACAGTG GATTATTTCCAGTAATAGATCTCACATTGTCAAGTTGCCTCTCAGTAGG CAACTGAAATTCATGCACACCTCCCATCAGTTCCTGTTGCTCAGTAGCCCTCCAGCCAAGGAAGCTCGTTTCCGCACTGCCAAAAAGCTCTATGGCAGCACCTTTGCCTTCCA TGGTTCCCATATAGAGAACTGGCACTCTGTTCTGAGAAATGGACTAGTCAATGCCTCTTATACAAAACTGCAG CTGCACGGGGCAGCGTACGGAAAGGGCATCTATCTCAGCCCCATCTCCAGCATATCGTTTGGATACTCAG GAATGGGGAAGGGACAACACCGCATGCCCACCAAAGACGAGCTCGTGCAACGTTACAATCGCATGAATACCATACCACAG CAGAGTCGTCCAATCCAATCAAGATTTCTTCAAAGTCGAAATCTGAACTGCATAGCACTTTGTGAAG tgatcaCATCCAAGGATCTGCAGAAGCACGGCAACATTTGGGTGTGTCCTGTGTCGGACCACGTTTGTACTCGCTTCTTTTTTGT GTACGAGGACGGCCAAGTGGGAGATGCCAACATCAACACGCAGGAGCCTAAGGTGCAGAAGGAGATCATGCGTGTAATCGGGACCTAG
- the LOC130928314 gene encoding protein mono-ADP-ribosyltransferase PARP6 isoform X4 has translation MDIKGQCWTDEESDGENEPEQFLYGIQGSCAADLYRHPQLDADIEAVKDIYTDSAVSVREYGIIDDVDIDLHINIGFLDYLDGPEPSVDVFQPSNKEGFSLGLQLKKILSTFTSQQWKHLSNEFLKAQQEKRHSWFKAGGTIKKFRAGLSIFSPIPKSPSFPLIQDTVLKGKLSVPELRVTRLMNRSISCTMKNPKGELFSYPPNSQTVAVPAARAPAQITTRQLIELFFSSQAGGHCKNIPTLEYGFLVQIMKYSEQRIPTLNEYCVVCDEQHVFQNGSMLKPAVCTRELCVFSFYTLGVMSGAAEEVATGAEVVDLLVAMCRAALESPRKSIIFEPYPSVVDPNDPKTLAFNPKKKNYERLQKALDSVMSIREMTQGSYLEIKKQMDKLDPLAHPLLQWIISSNRSHIVKLPLSRQLKFMHTSHQFLLLSSPPAKEARFRTAKKLYGSTFAFHGSHIENWHSVLRNGLVNASYTKLQLHGAAYGKGIYLSPISSISFGYSGMGKGQHRMPTKDELVQRYNRMNTIPQQSRPIQSRFLQSRNLNCIALCEVITSKDLQKHGNIWVCPVSDHVCTRFFFVYEDGQVGDANINTQEPKVQKEIMRVIGT, from the exons GGAGTATGGCATCATTGATGACGTCGACATCGATCTTCATATTAATATCGGCTTCCTTGAT TACCTCGATGGGCCCG AGCCATCAGTTGATGTGTTCCAGCCATCCAATAAAGAAGGATTCAGCCTGGGCTTACAACTCAAAAA GATCCTGAGCACATTTACATCCCAGCAGTGGAAGCATCTAAGCAATGAGTTCCTCAAGGCCCAGCAGGAGAAGAGACACAGCTGGTTCAAAGCTGGTGGAACCATCAAGAAATTTCGTGCCGGGCTAAGCATCTTCTCTCCAATCCCAAA GTCTCCAAGCTTCCCCTTGATCCAAGACACTGTCCTGAAAGGGAAGCTGAGTGTGCCTGAACTTCGTGTGACTCGCCTCATGAATCGATCAATCTCATGCACAATGAAGAACCCCAAAGGGGAGCTCTTCAGCTACCCACCAAACAGCCAG ACCGTTGCGGTACCGGCGGCCAGGGCCCCAGCACAGATCACCACGAGGCAGCTGATTGAATTGTTTTTCTCATCCCAGGCGGGCGGACACTGCAAAAACATTCCCACACTGGAGTATGGCTTTTTAGTGCAG ATAATGAAGTACTCTGAGCAGAGGATCCCCACCCTCAACGAGTACTGTGTGGTCTGTGATGAGCAGCACGTCTTTCAGAATGGATCAATGCTTAAG CCAGCTGTCTGTACGAGGGAGTTGTGTGTGTTCTCCTTCTACACACTGGGTGTAATGTCAGGCGCTGCAGAGGAAGTGGCCACTGGTGCAGAG GTAGTAGATCTCCTTGTGGCAATGTGCCGAGCTGCACTCGAGTCTCCCCGCAAGAGCATCATCTTTGAGCCTTACCCTTCTGTTGTAGACCCCAATGACCCCAAGACTTTGGCATTTAACCCAAAG AAGAAGAATTATGAAAGGCTGCAAAAAGCACTGGACAGCGTCATGTCCATAAGGGAAATGACCCAG GGGTCGTATTTGGAAATCAAGAAGCAGATGGACAAACTGGACCCTTTGGCCCATCCCTTGCTACAGTG GATTATTTCCAGTAATAGATCTCACATTGTCAAGTTGCCTCTCAGTAGG CAACTGAAATTCATGCACACCTCCCATCAGTTCCTGTTGCTCAGTAGCCCTCCAGCCAAGGAAGCTCGTTTCCGCACTGCCAAAAAGCTCTATGGCAGCACCTTTGCCTTCCA TGGTTCCCATATAGAGAACTGGCACTCTGTTCTGAGAAATGGACTAGTCAATGCCTCTTATACAAAACTGCAG CTGCACGGGGCAGCGTACGGAAAGGGCATCTATCTCAGCCCCATCTCCAGCATATCGTTTGGATACTCAG GAATGGGGAAGGGACAACACCGCATGCCCACCAAAGACGAGCTCGTGCAACGTTACAATCGCATGAATACCATACCACAG CAGAGTCGTCCAATCCAATCAAGATTTCTTCAAAGTCGAAATCTGAACTGCATAGCACTTTGTGAAG tgatcaCATCCAAGGATCTGCAGAAGCACGGCAACATTTGGGTGTGTCCTGTGTCGGACCACGTTTGTACTCGCTTCTTTTTTGT GTACGAGGACGGCCAAGTGGGAGATGCCAACATCAACACGCAGGAGCCTAAGGTGCAGAAGGAGATCATGCGTGTAATCGGGACCTAG